One genomic window of Brevundimonas vesicularis includes the following:
- the kdpA gene encoding potassium-transporting ATPase subunit KdpA, with the protein MNMQGWGEIALTLGLAVMLGWPIGVYMSRVWNGERTWLDPVLKPVEAVFYGAAGVDPKRSQGWLGYAGALLAFNLAGFILLYAILRLQGVLPLNPQGFAGVSPHLAFNTAVSFVTNTNWQSYGGEATLSTFTQMVGLTVQNFVSAATGATIAAALARAFVANRGEGVGNFWADLTRTTLYVLLPAALILAVALSGLGIVQSLAAHVTATGVEGGSQTLPLFPAASQVAIKQLGINGGGVFNVNGAHPFENPNAITNLLTAVAINVMGWAAFFAFGRTAMAGRDVRALAAAALILLSAASAAMYVIETQPAPALVAAQVDSSVNMEGKEVRFGAPASTVWSVVTTGASNGSVNSMHASFMPLGGGLQMFMMQLGEILPGGVGSGIAIMVVMALLSVFVAGLMVGRTPEYLGKKIEAREIQFAMIAVLILPLAILGFTAVSAVFPTALAGLLNRGPHGLSEILYAYTSAAANNGSAFAGLTANAPWWNTTLGLGMLFGRFIPAVAVLAIAGSLVVKPKLAPSPGTLPTDNGLFIGLLIGVILILGGLQFLPALALGPIVEHFQVLAAVAGA; encoded by the coding sequence ATGAACATGCAAGGATGGGGCGAGATCGCCCTGACCCTTGGGCTGGCCGTAATGCTCGGCTGGCCCATCGGCGTTTATATGTCGCGCGTCTGGAATGGCGAGCGGACCTGGCTGGACCCGGTGCTGAAGCCGGTCGAGGCCGTCTTCTACGGCGCCGCCGGCGTCGATCCGAAACGCAGCCAGGGCTGGCTGGGATACGCCGGCGCCCTTTTGGCCTTCAATCTGGCGGGCTTTATCCTGCTGTATGCGATCTTGCGTCTGCAGGGCGTGCTGCCGCTGAACCCCCAAGGGTTCGCAGGCGTGTCGCCCCATCTGGCCTTCAACACCGCCGTCAGCTTCGTGACCAACACCAACTGGCAGAGCTATGGCGGGGAGGCGACCCTGTCTACCTTCACCCAGATGGTCGGCCTGACGGTGCAGAACTTCGTTTCCGCCGCGACGGGCGCGACGATCGCGGCGGCCCTGGCGCGCGCCTTCGTGGCCAATCGCGGCGAGGGGGTCGGCAACTTCTGGGCCGACCTGACGCGCACGACCCTGTATGTCCTGCTGCCCGCCGCCCTGATCCTGGCCGTGGCCCTGTCGGGTCTCGGCATCGTTCAGAGCCTGGCGGCCCATGTGACGGCGACCGGCGTCGAGGGCGGATCCCAGACCTTGCCGCTGTTCCCGGCGGCCAGCCAGGTGGCGATCAAACAGCTGGGCATCAACGGCGGCGGCGTCTTCAACGTCAACGGCGCCCATCCGTTCGAGAATCCGAACGCCATCACCAATCTGCTGACCGCCGTGGCGATCAACGTCATGGGCTGGGCGGCCTTCTTCGCCTTCGGCCGCACGGCGATGGCGGGACGCGACGTCCGCGCCCTGGCGGCGGCCGCCCTGATCCTGCTGAGCGCCGCCAGCGCGGCCATGTATGTGATCGAGACCCAGCCGGCCCCGGCCCTGGTCGCGGCCCAGGTGGACAGTTCGGTCAATATGGAGGGCAAGGAGGTCCGCTTCGGCGCGCCCGCCTCGACCGTCTGGTCGGTGGTCACGACCGGCGCCTCGAACGGCTCGGTCAACTCCATGCACGCCAGCTTCATGCCCTTGGGCGGCGGGTTGCAGATGTTCATGATGCAGTTGGGCGAGATCCTGCCCGGCGGTGTCGGTTCGGGCATCGCCATCATGGTCGTCATGGCCCTGCTGTCGGTCTTCGTCGCCGGCCTGATGGTCGGGCGCACTCCGGAATACCTGGGCAAGAAGATCGAGGCGCGCGAAATCCAGTTCGCCATGATCGCGGTGTTGATCCTGCCGCTGGCCATACTGGGATTCACCGCCGTGTCGGCCGTCTTTCCGACGGCGTTGGCGGGGCTGCTGAATAGGGGGCCGCACGGCCTGTCGGAGATCCTGTACGCCTACACTTCGGCGGCGGCGAACAACGGCTCGGCTTTTGCGGGCCTGACCGCCAACGCCCCCTGGTGGAACACGACCCTGGGTCTGGGCATGCTGTTCGGGCGGTTCATTCCGGCCGTCGCCGTCCTGGCCATCGCCGGCAGTCTGGTGGTCAAGCCCAAGCTGGCGCCCAGCCCCGGCACGCTGCCGACCGACAACGGCCTGTTCATCGGCCTGCTGATCGGCGTGATCCTCATCCTCGGCGGCCTGCAGTTCCTGCCCGCCCTCGCCCTGGGACCGATCGTCGAGCACTTCCAGGTGCTCGCGGCGGTCGCCGGCGCCTGA
- a CDS encoding sensor histidine kinase has product MPETAPETPATSAVPRRKRGRLKVFLGMSPGVGKTYEMLRAARRRKAEGLDVVVGVVETHGRKETMSLLRGLDVMPRAPIEHRDRALMEFDLDGALARRPELLLVDEYAHSNAPGSRHPKRWQDVEELRAAGIDVWTTLNIQHLESLSDVILRITGVRQREAVPDSALTGADDIEVIDITPEDLRVRLAEGKVYVPETARVASENFFKIENLTALRELALRRAAQTVDDQLLTHLRERGVSGPWAANERILVLVGGDAMTASLVRTGRRMSDMMMDAPWSVAHVERPSGSRVDARSAGRLSEAFKLAEQLGGRPVTISGDDVVRAVLDHAHRNNVTQIVIGKTRGGRFAEWTGRALATELLRKAQGVAVHVVTEGDLATPEPVAKSGVRAALDWRGYPAGAGFVLAATGAALLLDTRFERVDLGVIYLAAVVAAGVLNGLRPALAAATLAFLTYNFLFLQPRYSFLIGSPTDFLTLLLFWGVALGTGALAGRVREQARAAQRRAAAVSALLAASQTLSAGQDRATTARSLAEQASAAAGAGAVVLLPDGEDIVLTAASPEGVTLAPDAMAAARWAWTHGEVTGHGTGTLPQTHWRFQPLQGVRGRAGVAGVDASAVAAGSDEERLAMALLDQGAVALERADLAGQALETETLRRADRFRAALMNSVSHDLRTPLSTVLGSATTLIDYGATLKPEVRDDLLLSIREEAERLSRYVGDLLDMTRLEGGGLNVRTDWVDVRDILNAAAERVARRLGTRHVTRDFPSQLSLVLLDQGLLEQAVVNILENAIAYSPDGSIIELAAYEDRGSVVISIEDEGRGIPTAELERVFDKFRRMEESTDRSKGAGLGLAISKGFVEAMGGRIAAASPIADGKGTRILISLSKAIATHRDLL; this is encoded by the coding sequence TTGCCCGAAACGGCGCCCGAAACGCCCGCGACTTCAGCCGTTCCGCGCCGCAAGCGCGGGCGGCTGAAGGTGTTTCTGGGCATGTCGCCCGGCGTGGGCAAGACCTATGAAATGCTGCGCGCCGCGCGCCGTCGAAAGGCCGAGGGGCTGGACGTCGTCGTCGGCGTGGTCGAAACCCACGGCCGCAAGGAAACGATGAGCCTGCTGCGCGGGCTGGACGTCATGCCCCGCGCGCCCATTGAACACCGCGACCGCGCCTTGATGGAGTTCGACCTGGACGGCGCCCTGGCGCGACGGCCCGAACTGCTGCTTGTCGACGAATACGCCCACTCCAACGCGCCGGGTTCGCGCCATCCCAAGCGCTGGCAGGATGTGGAGGAGCTGCGCGCCGCGGGCATCGACGTCTGGACCACGCTGAACATCCAGCATCTGGAAAGCCTGTCCGACGTCATTCTGCGCATCACCGGCGTGCGCCAGCGCGAGGCGGTGCCCGACAGCGCCCTGACCGGCGCCGACGACATCGAGGTCATCGACATCACGCCCGAAGACCTGCGGGTGCGTCTGGCCGAGGGCAAGGTCTATGTGCCCGAAACGGCGCGGGTGGCCTCCGAGAACTTCTTCAAGATAGAGAATCTGACGGCGCTGCGCGAACTGGCCCTGCGGCGCGCGGCCCAGACGGTGGACGACCAGCTTCTGACCCACCTGCGCGAGCGGGGCGTGTCGGGGCCGTGGGCGGCGAACGAGCGGATCCTGGTTCTGGTCGGCGGCGACGCCATGACCGCCTCCCTGGTTCGGACCGGTCGGCGGATGTCGGACATGATGATGGACGCCCCCTGGTCGGTGGCCCATGTCGAGCGGCCCAGCGGATCGCGCGTCGACGCCCGGTCGGCGGGACGGTTGTCAGAAGCCTTCAAGCTGGCAGAGCAGCTGGGCGGACGGCCCGTGACGATCAGCGGCGACGACGTGGTGCGCGCCGTTCTGGACCACGCCCACCGCAACAACGTCACCCAGATCGTCATCGGCAAGACGCGCGGCGGGCGGTTCGCCGAATGGACCGGCCGGGCCTTGGCGACCGAACTGCTGCGCAAGGCGCAGGGCGTCGCCGTCCACGTCGTGACAGAGGGCGACCTGGCCACGCCCGAACCGGTGGCCAAGTCCGGCGTCAGGGCGGCGCTGGACTGGCGCGGCTATCCGGCGGGGGCGGGGTTCGTCCTGGCGGCGACGGGGGCGGCCCTGTTGCTCGACACCCGGTTCGAGCGGGTCGATCTGGGTGTCATCTATCTAGCGGCGGTGGTGGCGGCCGGGGTGCTGAACGGCCTCAGACCCGCGCTGGCGGCTGCGACCCTGGCCTTTTTGACCTACAACTTCCTGTTCCTTCAGCCGCGCTACAGCTTCCTGATCGGTTCGCCGACCGATTTCCTGACCCTGCTGCTATTTTGGGGCGTGGCCCTGGGCACCGGCGCCCTGGCGGGGCGGGTGCGCGAACAGGCCAGAGCCGCGCAGCGGCGCGCCGCCGCCGTCTCGGCCCTGCTGGCCGCCAGCCAGACCCTGTCGGCGGGCCAGGATCGCGCGACCACGGCCCGCAGCCTGGCCGAACAGGCCTCGGCCGCCGCCGGCGCGGGCGCCGTCGTCCTGCTGCCCGACGGCGAGGATATCGTCCTGACCGCGGCCAGTCCCGAGGGCGTAACCCTGGCCCCCGACGCCATGGCCGCCGCCCGTTGGGCCTGGACCCACGGCGAGGTCACGGGCCACGGCACCGGCACCCTGCCGCAAACCCACTGGCGGTTTCAGCCCTTACAGGGCGTGCGCGGCCGGGCCGGCGTGGCGGGCGTCGACGCCTCGGCCGTGGCGGCGGGCTCGGACGAGGAACGTCTGGCCATGGCCCTGCTGGACCAGGGCGCCGTGGCCCTGGAGCGCGCCGATCTGGCCGGTCAGGCGCTGGAGACCGAGACCCTGCGCCGCGCCGACCGTTTCCGTGCCGCCCTGATGAACTCGGTCAGCCACGACCTGCGCACGCCCCTGTCCACCGTCCTGGGCTCGGCGACGACCCTGATCGACTATGGCGCGACCCTGAAGCCGGAGGTCCGCGACGACCTGCTGCTCAGCATCCGTGAAGAGGCCGAACGCCTGTCGCGTTATGTCGGCGACCTCTTGGACATGACCCGGCTTGAAGGCGGCGGGCTGAACGTGCGCACAGACTGGGTGGACGTGCGCGATATTCTCAACGCCGCCGCAGAGCGGGTGGCGCGTCGGCTGGGGACCCGTCACGTGACCCGCGACTTTCCCTCCCAGTTGAGCCTGGTTCTGTTGGACCAGGGTCTGCTGGAGCAGGCCGTCGTCAACATTCTGGAAAACGCCATCGCCTACAGCCCCGACGGCTCGATCATCGAACTCGCGGCGTATGAGGATCGAGGCTCGGTCGTCATCTCCATCGAAGATGAGGGCAGGGGAATACCGACCGCCGAGCTGGAACGGGTCTTCGACAAGTTCCGTCGAATGGAAGAATCCACCGACCGATCAAAGGGCGCGGGCCTGGGCTTGGCCATATCCAAGGGATTTGTCGAAGCCATGGGCGGCCGCATCGCCGCCGCCAGCCCAATCGCCGACGGCAAGGGCACCCGCATTCTGATCAGCCTTTCGAAGGCGATCGCGACCCACCGCGACCTGCTATAG
- a CDS encoding TorF family putative porin, which translates to MRKSFSKASGRNDAWFAAACIVGLAGLGLCSEAKAQDVSANVAVTSDYVFRGVSQTQENPALSAGVDLTRNGFYAGGWASNVDFGDDTDAEVDLYAGYRPEVAGYALDFGVIGYLYAGQPDGADYDYVELKAAASRAVGPATLGAAVYYSPDFFGAAEDEATYAEINGAVSPADKWTVSGAVGRQWVSSNLDYTTWNLGAAYQLTSNLAVDVRYHDTDQHDFGDIYGARAVATLKATF; encoded by the coding sequence ATGCGTAAATCCTTCTCCAAGGCCTCGGGCCGCAACGACGCCTGGTTCGCTGCCGCCTGTATCGTCGGTCTCGCCGGTCTGGGCCTGTGCAGCGAAGCCAAGGCCCAGGACGTGTCGGCGAACGTCGCCGTGACCTCCGACTACGTCTTCCGCGGGGTCAGCCAGACCCAGGAAAACCCCGCCCTCTCGGCCGGCGTCGATTTGACCAGGAACGGCTTCTACGCCGGCGGTTGGGCCTCCAACGTCGATTTCGGCGACGACACGGACGCCGAGGTCGATCTGTATGCCGGCTATCGGCCGGAGGTCGCCGGCTATGCGCTGGACTTCGGCGTGATCGGCTATCTCTACGCCGGTCAGCCCGACGGCGCCGACTATGACTATGTCGAGCTGAAAGCCGCCGCTTCGCGCGCCGTGGGTCCGGCCACCCTGGGCGCCGCCGTCTATTATTCGCCCGACTTTTTCGGCGCGGCCGAGGACGAGGCGACCTATGCCGAGATCAACGGCGCCGTTAGCCCGGCCGACAAATGGACCGTCTCGGGCGCCGTCGGGCGTCAGTGGGTGTCATCCAACCTGGACTACACCACCTGGAACCTGGGCGCGGCCTATCAGCTGACCAGCAATCTGGCGGTGGACGTGCGCTATCACGACACCGATCAACACGACTTCGGCGACATCTACGGCGCGCGTGCCGTAGCCACGCTGAAGGCGACCTTCTGA
- a CDS encoding response regulator, with protein MSAVRPVILVIDDEPQIHRFLSPALDAAGYQPKRADSGQDGLRGVALWSPDAVVLDLGLPDMDGKDVLKRARDFYAGPIIVLSARDREAEKIAALDLGANDYVEKPFGIGELLARLRVSMRASISETIGPVTAGDISIDIERRRVRRAGEIVKLTPKEFEVLAHLARHHGKVISHGDLLTAVWGAAHVNDTQYLRVVVGQLRHKLEADPASPILLLTEPGVGYRLEA; from the coding sequence ATGTCCGCCGTCCGCCCCGTGATCCTCGTCATCGACGACGAGCCTCAGATTCACCGTTTCCTGTCGCCTGCGCTGGACGCGGCCGGGTATCAGCCGAAACGAGCGGACAGCGGGCAAGATGGCTTGCGGGGTGTCGCCCTCTGGTCGCCCGATGCGGTCGTTCTGGATCTCGGCTTGCCTGACATGGACGGCAAGGATGTCCTGAAACGCGCGCGAGATTTCTACGCCGGTCCGATCATTGTCCTCTCGGCGCGGGACCGAGAGGCGGAGAAGATCGCGGCCCTTGATCTGGGCGCCAATGACTATGTCGAAAAGCCCTTCGGCATCGGTGAACTCCTGGCCCGTCTGAGGGTGAGCATGCGCGCCTCGATTTCCGAGACCATCGGTCCCGTGACCGCTGGAGACATCTCCATCGACATCGAACGCCGCCGTGTCCGTCGCGCTGGCGAAATCGTCAAACTGACCCCCAAGGAGTTCGAGGTTCTCGCGCATCTGGCCCGCCACCACGGCAAGGTCATCAGCCACGGCGATCTGCTAACAGCCGTCTGGGGCGCAGCTCACGTCAACGACACACAATATCTTCGCGTTGTGGTGGGGCAGCTGAGACATAAGCTGGAGGCCGATCCGGCTAGCCCAATCCTACTGCTCACCGAGCCTGGCGTGGGTTATCGGCTGGAAGCCTGA
- a CDS encoding potassium-transporting ATPase subunit F, which yields MTMIAMLWGAGALVVAVYMVAALLRPERF from the coding sequence ATGACGATGATCGCCATGCTCTGGGGGGCGGGGGCGCTGGTCGTCGCCGTTTACATGGTCGCGGCGCTGCTGCGGCCCGAGCGGTTCTGA
- the kdpB gene encoding potassium-transporting ATPase subunit KdpB has product MTQTTLDPREGGRASPLAGGLSGQMIGRAVGDAFVKLNPVKLINNPVIFTTWIVALLSTLSAAAAIAGGQSAGFAVQLALWLWATVLFANVAESIAEGRGKAAADSLRATRVTTKAKLIVDPKTGSVVPTNASELEVGSIILVEAGDVIASDGEIIEGVASVNEAAITGESAPVIRESGGDRSAVTGGTTVVSDWIKVRITAKPGSTFLDRMIAMVEGADRRKTPNELALAVLLAGLTLIFLIAVVTLVGLGAYSGVDLDPMVLGALFITLIPTTIGGLLSAVGIAGMDRLLKVNVLATSGRAVEAAGDVDTLLLDKTGTITFGNRMATEVIPVPGLRAEAALAAAVMASLADETPEGRSIVELGRNAGVSVDQPAGAVAIPFTAVTRQSGLDVGKDSWRKGAVDAVLKDLNLTDGSAPAEFRQAVDRIARSGGTPLAVTQNGVLVGVIHLKDVVKPGVKARFADLRRMGLRTVMITGDNPVTAAAIASEAGVDDYLAEATPEDKMRLIKAEQAKGRLVAMCGDGANDAPALAQADVGVAMQTGAQAAREAGNMVDLDSDPTKVIEIVEVGKQLLITRGALTTFSVANDVAKYFAIIPAMFVVALPSLGALNVMRLHSPESAILSAVIFNALVIVALIPLALKGVKYRAIGAGALLGRNLLIYGLGGLIAPFVGIKLIDLVISGLGLA; this is encoded by the coding sequence ATGACACAAACAACTCTGGATCCGCGCGAGGGCGGCCGTGCGTCGCCTCTCGCGGGCGGCCTCTCGGGACAGATGATCGGACGCGCCGTGGGCGACGCCTTCGTCAAGCTGAACCCTGTCAAGTTGATCAACAATCCGGTCATCTTCACCACCTGGATCGTGGCGCTGCTGTCCACGCTCTCGGCGGCTGCGGCCATCGCGGGCGGTCAATCGGCGGGCTTTGCGGTGCAGCTGGCGCTGTGGCTGTGGGCCACGGTCCTGTTCGCCAATGTCGCCGAAAGCATCGCTGAAGGGCGCGGCAAGGCGGCGGCCGATTCCTTGCGTGCCACCCGCGTCACGACCAAGGCCAAGCTGATCGTCGATCCGAAGACCGGCAGCGTGGTCCCGACCAATGCCTCGGAGCTTGAAGTCGGGTCGATCATCCTGGTCGAGGCCGGCGACGTGATCGCCTCGGACGGCGAAATCATCGAGGGCGTGGCCTCGGTCAACGAGGCCGCCATCACCGGCGAGAGCGCCCCGGTGATCCGTGAAAGCGGCGGCGACCGCTCGGCGGTGACCGGCGGCACGACCGTCGTCTCCGACTGGATCAAGGTGCGCATCACCGCCAAGCCCGGCTCGACCTTCCTCGATCGCATGATCGCCATGGTCGAGGGGGCGGACCGCCGGAAGACGCCCAACGAGCTGGCCTTGGCCGTGCTGCTGGCCGGCCTGACGCTGATCTTCCTGATCGCGGTCGTGACCCTGGTGGGCCTGGGCGCCTATTCCGGCGTCGATCTGGATCCGATGGTGCTTGGCGCCCTGTTCATCACCCTGATCCCGACCACGATCGGGGGCCTGCTGTCCGCCGTCGGCATCGCCGGCATGGACCGGTTGCTGAAGGTGAATGTGCTGGCCACCTCGGGCCGTGCGGTGGAGGCGGCAGGCGACGTCGACACCCTGCTGCTCGACAAGACCGGCACCATCACCTTCGGCAACCGCATGGCGACCGAAGTCATCCCGGTTCCGGGCTTGCGCGCCGAGGCCGCCCTGGCCGCCGCCGTCATGGCGTCGCTCGCCGACGAGACGCCCGAGGGCCGCTCCATCGTCGAGCTGGGCCGCAACGCCGGCGTCTCGGTCGATCAGCCGGCCGGCGCCGTCGCCATTCCCTTCACCGCCGTCACCCGCCAGTCGGGCCTGGACGTCGGCAAGGACAGCTGGAGGAAGGGCGCGGTCGATGCCGTGCTGAAGGATCTGAACCTGACCGACGGTTCGGCCCCGGCCGAGTTCCGCCAGGCCGTGGACCGGATCGCTCGCTCGGGCGGCACCCCCCTGGCCGTGACCCAGAACGGCGTCCTGGTCGGCGTCATCCACCTGAAGGACGTGGTCAAGCCGGGCGTGAAGGCGCGCTTCGCCGACCTGCGTCGCATGGGCCTGCGCACCGTGATGATCACCGGCGACAATCCGGTGACGGCCGCAGCCATCGCTTCGGAAGCCGGGGTGGACGACTACCTCGCCGAGGCCACGCCCGAGGACAAGATGCGCCTGATCAAGGCCGAACAGGCCAAGGGCCGTCTGGTCGCCATGTGCGGCGACGGGGCCAACGACGCTCCCGCCCTGGCCCAGGCCGATGTCGGCGTGGCCATGCAGACCGGCGCCCAGGCCGCGCGCGAGGCCGGCAACATGGTCGATCTGGACAGCGACCCGACCAAGGTCATCGAGATCGTCGAGGTCGGCAAGCAACTGTTGATCACGCGCGGCGCCCTGACGACCTTCTCCGTCGCCAACGACGTGGCCAAGTATTTCGCCATCATCCCGGCGATGTTTGTGGTCGCCCTGCCGTCGCTCGGCGCGCTGAACGTGATGCGTCTGCACAGTCCCGAGAGCGCCATCCTGTCGGCGGTGATCTTCAACGCCCTGGTCATCGTCGCCCTGATCCCGCTGGCGCTGAAGGGCGTCAAATACCGGGCCATCGGCGCCGGCGCCCTCCTGGGTCGCAACCTGCTGATCTACGGCCTGGGCGGCCTGATCGCCCCGTTCGTCGGCATCAAGCTGATCGACCTCGTCATTTCCGGCCTGGGTCTGGCGTGA
- the kdpC gene encoding K(+)-transporting ATPase subunit C codes for MVNQLRPAVVMTALFTLLLGLAYPLAVTGIAQVAFPDQANGSLVRDADGRVVGSSLIGQPFVGAIYLHPRPSAAGDGYDAAASSGSNMGPLNPDLIARVAESAQAIRAEDGPGVIPADAVTTSGSGLDPDVSPAYARLQAARIARARGVPVQQVQSIIDAHIEGAFLGFIGQPHVNVPLTNRALDARFGVEG; via the coding sequence ATGGTCAACCAACTTCGCCCGGCCGTCGTCATGACGGCTCTGTTCACCCTGCTGCTGGGCCTGGCCTATCCGCTGGCTGTCACCGGCATCGCCCAGGTGGCCTTCCCGGACCAGGCCAACGGCAGTCTGGTGCGCGACGCCGACGGGAGGGTCGTCGGCTCGTCACTGATCGGCCAGCCTTTCGTCGGCGCGATCTATCTGCATCCGCGCCCGTCGGCGGCGGGCGACGGCTACGACGCCGCCGCCTCGTCCGGCTCCAACATGGGGCCGCTGAACCCGGACCTGATCGCTCGCGTCGCCGAAAGCGCCCAGGCGATCCGCGCCGAGGACGGCCCCGGCGTCATCCCCGCCGATGCGGTGACGACCTCGGGTTCGGGCCTCGACCCGGACGTGTCCCCGGCCTACGCTCGGCTTCAGGCCGCGCGGATCGCCCGCGCCAGAGGCGTTCCCGTGCAACAGGTCCAGAGCATCATCGACGCGCACATCGAGGGAGCCTTCCTGGGCTTCATCGGCCAGCCGCACGTCAATGTCCCGCTGACCAACCGTGCACTGGACGCCCGCTTCGGGGTGGAGGGCTGA
- a CDS encoding Hsp70 family protein, whose amino-acid sequence MTATKPMTIGIDFGTTNTVVALTDADGLAHLATFDAVEGQTTTFRSALSFQTHPGVDGQPPERVVEAGPWAIAGYVEDPLETRFIQSFKTFAASAAFTETRIDNKRYAFEDLLAAFLLRLRHHAGDALTDAPPAVIVGRPVTFAGGNPDETLALSRYQTAFERLGFTDIRYAHEPVGAAFYFARQLKADATVLVADFGGGTSDFSIIRFEHTPDGLRSTPLARSGVGVAGDAFDYRIIDQLVSPELGKGGLYSSVGKQLPIPQRYYSAFARWDQLALLRASRDMRDIRALARTALEPEKIERLIEVLDDNHGHDLYRAVSTLKMALSADDQATFLFQAGGVHIEKPVARADFECWIAPELAAIEGAVDQAMARSGLAPHAIDRVFLTGGTSFVPAVRALFQNRFGAERIETGGEFESIAAGLALIGREADLDLWSERAV is encoded by the coding sequence ATGACGGCGACGAAACCGATGACGATCGGGATCGATTTCGGCACGACCAATACGGTCGTCGCCCTGACCGATGCGGACGGCCTCGCCCATCTCGCGACCTTCGACGCGGTCGAGGGCCAGACCACCACCTTCCGCTCGGCGCTCAGCTTCCAGACCCATCCGGGCGTGGACGGCCAGCCGCCCGAGCGCGTGGTCGAGGCCGGGCCTTGGGCCATCGCCGGCTATGTCGAGGACCCGCTGGAGACCCGCTTCATCCAGTCGTTCAAGACCTTCGCCGCCAGCGCCGCCTTCACCGAGACCCGGATCGACAACAAACGCTACGCCTTCGAGGATCTGCTGGCCGCCTTCCTACTGCGCCTGCGCCACCATGCCGGCGACGCACTGACTGATGCCCCGCCCGCCGTCATCGTCGGCCGTCCCGTCACCTTTGCGGGCGGCAATCCGGACGAGACCCTGGCCCTGTCGCGCTATCAGACGGCGTTCGAGCGTCTGGGCTTCACCGACATCCGCTATGCGCACGAGCCCGTCGGCGCCGCCTTCTATTTCGCGCGCCAGCTGAAGGCGGACGCCACGGTCCTGGTCGCCGACTTCGGCGGCGGTACCAGCGACTTTTCCATCATCCGCTTTGAGCATACGCCCGACGGCCTGCGTTCGACGCCGCTGGCCCGCTCGGGCGTCGGCGTGGCGGGCGACGCCTTCGACTACCGGATCATCGATCAGCTGGTCTCGCCCGAACTCGGCAAGGGCGGGCTGTACAGCTCCGTCGGCAAGCAACTGCCGATTCCCCAGCGGTATTATTCCGCCTTCGCCCGCTGGGATCAGCTGGCTCTGCTACGGGCCTCGCGCGACATGCGCGACATCCGCGCCCTGGCCCGCACCGCGCTGGAGCCGGAGAAGATCGAGCGTCTGATCGAGGTGCTGGACGACAACCACGGCCATGACCTGTACCGCGCCGTCTCAACGCTGAAGATGGCTCTGTCGGCCGACGACCAGGCGACCTTCCTGTTCCAGGCCGGCGGCGTCCATATCGAAAAGCCGGTCGCCCGCGCCGATTTCGAATGCTGGATCGCGCCGGAACTGGCCGCCATCGAAGGCGCGGTGGATCAGGCGATGGCCCGCAGCGGCCTGGCGCCCCACGCCATCGACCGCGTCTTCCTGACCGGCGGCACCTCCTTCGTGCCGGCCGTGCGGGCGCTGTTCCAGAACCGTTTCGGCGCAGAGCGGATCGAGACGGGCGGCGAGTTCGAATCCATCGCCGCCGGCCTGGCCCTGATCGGGCGCGAGGCGGATCTGGACCTGTGGAGCGAAAGGGCGGTCTAG